One window of Papaver somniferum cultivar HN1 chromosome 9, ASM357369v1, whole genome shotgun sequence genomic DNA carries:
- the LOC113311864 gene encoding uncharacterized protein LOC113311864 has translation MTKIKDKFWEYAEKLNNRFKCKYCKRDFPGGVARVKSHLSGIKGRDIAVCAQVPEEVQASAVIAVGEAGVNVSGTKRAKSSTGSVGESIVSVCEEPRLQQTSIPAMLSKKDKDAVDMKVSLCFFLNNIAFNVIQTTWFIEMIKAVSEYGIGYSLPSYSTLRTKLVVNTKADVERYVNEVKESWSLTGCTIMSDIWTDMKKRSFINVIAYSPKGAIFLKSVERSGESNTGLFIREVLLPVIEEIGAENVVQIVTDNASNYGLDCNLIMEEYPLIIKSKCAAHGVQLLFEDIYDSVDWVKDIFLKARKIYDHFYRHIILLDLMREHTKKDLRKYSKTRFASHFLMFQSILDVEDGLRNLAASVEYRNMLYNKGVVADIVKELIQGTPFWEDGKELISAMEPLV, from the coding sequence ATGACGAAgataaaagacaaattttgggaaTATGCCGAGAAACTGAATAACCGTTTCAAATGTAAGTACTGCAAAAGAGATTTTCCTGGAGGAGTAGCAAGAGTGAAGTCTCATTTATCAGGTATTAAAGGCCGTGACATTGCTGTTTGTGCACAAGTACCTGAGGAAGTACAAGCATCTGCTGTTATTGCAGTTGGGGAGGCCGGTGTTAATGTTAGTGGGACTAAAAGAGCTAAATCATCTACTGGGAGTGTTGGGGAGAGCATTGTTAGTGTCTGTGAAGAACCAAGATTGCAACAAACTTCAATACCTGCAATGCTCAGCAAAAAGGATAAAGATGCGGTGGACATGAAAGTATCTCTTTGTTTCTTCTTGAATAACATTGCTTTTAATGTTATACAGACAACATGGTTTATTGAGATGATTAAGGCTGTTTCGGAATATGGTATTGGATATTCATTACCTAGTTATTCTACTCTTCGGACTAAGTTGGTTGTCAATACTAAAGCAGATGTGGAACGTTATGTAAATGAAGTCAAAGAATCTTGGAGTTTAACTGGATGCACCATCATGTCAGACATATGGACAGATATGAAAAAACGTTCGTTTATAAATGTGATTGCTTACTCACCAAAAGGGGCAATATTCTTAAAATCAGTTGAAAGATCCGGAGAGTCGAACACAGGTTTATTTATAAGGGAGGTACTTTTACCAGTTATTGAAGAGAttggtgctgaaaatgtagtgcAAATTGTGACCGACAATGCTTCAAACTATGGACTTGATTGTAACCTGATCATGGAAGAGTATCCCCTCATAATCAAATCAAAGTGTGCTGCTCATGGAGTTCAATTGTTGTTTGAGGATATATATGATTCTGTTGATTGGGTTAAAGATATTTTTCTCAAAGCAAGaaagatatatgaccatttctatAGGCATATCATTCTTTTGGACTTAATGAGAGAGCATACCAAGAAAGATTTGAGAAagtattctaaaaccaggtttgCGTCTCACTTTCTTATGTTTCAATCTATTTTagatgttgaagatggtttgagAAACTTGGCCGCATCGGTTGAATATAGAAACATGTTGTACAACAAAGGAGTTGTTGCTGACATAGTCAAAGAGCTTATACAAGGAACACCATTTTGGGAGGATGGGAAAGAGTTAATTTCAGCAATGGAGCCATTGGTATAG